One window of Streptomyces sp. SUK 48 genomic DNA carries:
- a CDS encoding DUF3152 domain-containing protein — MGRHSRRGPAEPAAQDEGPEIAAKSERGAAGRGTPRPPEKKPGPAVPRSPEGAAGRGAPRGPEGAAGRAAARGPEGTPARSKPRLPDGTPPGGVDKVSDGLPVHGVPRASGRGAARGGHPEQREPGGGWGEFPERTGSGAGGHGAVLPRQRQAGPAGPGGSAGPARRGPRQDYLDAFDGGAGGGGASGDLRTKEQPGEEPRPKSKPMPKSKEKPKSKEKPEEKSQPDLEPTEKTPAAGADKAGLPRGNKGRAFTGIAAAAVTTVLAVVVAGQVTESRDDGAKAGHSAADQGAGAQAGSAAKPNAAPLTYEQKMDRTYPLSATLKASGAFGTVPGFDKAPGTGQKYRYRVDIEQGLGLDGALFAEAVQKTLNDDRSWGHGGTRTFERVSSGKPDFVITLASPGTTATWCAKSGLDTTEDNVSCDSAATQRVMINAYRWAQGSKTYGDKIHMYRQMLINHEVGHRLGHNHVTCEKSGELAPVMQQQTKFLDHDGIHCLPNAWPYPRS; from the coding sequence GTGGGACGCCACAGCCGCCGAGGACCGGCCGAACCGGCCGCGCAGGACGAGGGTCCGGAGATAGCGGCGAAGAGTGAGCGGGGGGCGGCGGGCCGCGGCACGCCGAGACCGCCGGAGAAGAAGCCGGGCCCCGCGGTGCCGAGATCCCCGGAGGGCGCGGCGGGGCGTGGCGCGCCGCGCGGTCCCGAGGGGGCGGCGGGGCGCGCTGCCGCGCGCGGTCCCGAGGGGACTCCGGCCCGCAGCAAGCCGCGGCTGCCCGACGGCACGCCTCCCGGCGGGGTCGACAAGGTGTCCGACGGTTTGCCCGTGCACGGCGTGCCGCGTGCTTCCGGTAGGGGCGCCGCGCGTGGCGGGCATCCCGAGCAGCGGGAACCCGGCGGCGGCTGGGGGGAGTTCCCGGAGCGCACCGGGTCCGGGGCCGGTGGGCACGGGGCCGTGCTGCCCCGGCAGCGGCAGGCGGGACCCGCCGGGCCGGGCGGCTCCGCGGGGCCTGCCCGGCGTGGGCCCCGGCAAGACTATCTGGACGCTTTCGACGGCGGCGCCGGCGGCGGCGGGGCGTCCGGAGACCTCCGGACGAAGGAGCAGCCGGGCGAGGAGCCGAGGCCGAAGTCGAAGCCGATGCCGAAGTCGAAGGAGAAGCCGAAGTCGAAGGAGAAGCCGGAGGAGAAGTCGCAGCCGGATCTTGAGCCGACGGAGAAGACGCCGGCCGCCGGTGCGGACAAGGCGGGGCTGCCGCGCGGGAACAAGGGGCGGGCCTTCACCGGTATCGCCGCGGCCGCCGTCACCACCGTGCTCGCGGTGGTCGTCGCCGGGCAGGTGACCGAGAGCCGCGACGACGGCGCGAAGGCGGGGCACTCCGCGGCGGACCAGGGCGCCGGTGCGCAGGCCGGGTCCGCCGCGAAACCGAACGCGGCGCCGTTGACGTACGAGCAGAAGATGGACCGTACGTACCCGCTGAGCGCCACCCTGAAGGCGTCCGGGGCGTTCGGCACCGTCCCCGGCTTCGACAAGGCGCCCGGTACCGGCCAGAAGTACCGCTACCGGGTGGACATCGAGCAGGGACTCGGCCTGGACGGCGCGCTGTTCGCCGAGGCCGTGCAGAAGACGCTGAACGACGACCGGAGTTGGGGGCACGGCGGCACCCGTACCTTCGAGCGGGTCTCCTCCGGCAAACCCGACTTCGTGATCACCCTGGCCAGCCCCGGCACCACCGCCACCTGGTGCGCCAAGTCCGGCCTGGACACCACCGAGGACAACGTCTCCTGCGACTCGGCCGCCACCCAGCGCGTGATGATCAATGCGTACCGGTGGGCTCAAGGAAGCAAGACATATGGCGACAAAATCCATATGTACCGGCAAATGTTGATCAACCATGAAGTCGGCCACCGGCTCGGCCACAACCACGTCACCTGCGAGAAGAGCGGCGAACTGGCGCCGGTCATGCAGCAGCAGACCAAGTTCCTCGACCACGACGGGATCCACTGTCTGCCCAACGCCTGGCCCTATCCCAGGAGTTGA